A genome region from Prionailurus bengalensis isolate Pbe53 chromosome B4, Fcat_Pben_1.1_paternal_pri, whole genome shotgun sequence includes the following:
- the RPL3 gene encoding 60S ribosomal protein L3 isoform X2, with product MARRRSPDLYRQHSAAGWYSHRKFSAPRHGSLGFLPRKRSSRHRGKVKSFPKDDSSKPVHLTAFLGYKAGMTHIVREVDRPGSKVNKKEVVEAVTIVETPPMVVVGVVGYVETPRGLRTFKTIFAEHISDECKRRFYKNWHKSKKKAFTKYCKKWQDDDGKKQLEKDFSSMKKYCQVIRVIAHTQMRLLPLRQKKAHLMEIQVNGGTVAEKLDWARERLEQQVPVNQVFGQDEMIDVIGVTKGKGYKGVTSRWHTKKLPRKTHRGLRKVACIGAWHPARVAFSVARAGQKGYHHRTEINKKIYKIGQGYLIKDGKLIKNNASTDYDLSDKSINPLGGFVHYGEVTNDFVMLKGCVVGTKKRVLTLRKSLLVQTKRRALEKIDLKFIDTTSKFGHGRFQTVEEKKAFMGPLKKDRIAKEEGA from the exons ATGGCTCGCCGGCGGAGCCCCGACCTCTACCGGCAGCATTCGGCGGCGGGATGGTAT TCTCACAGGAAGTTCTCCGCTCCCAGGCACGGGTCCCTGGGCTTCTTGCCTCGGAAACGCAGCAGCCGACACCGGGGGAAGGTGAAGAGCTTCCCCAAGGATGACTCTTCAAAGCCCGTCCACCTCACCGCCTTCTTGGGCTACAAGGCCGGCATGACTCACATCGTGCGGGAGGTCGACAGGCCAGGATCCA AGGTGAACAAGAAGGAGGTCGTGGAGGCTGTGACCATTGTGGAGACCCCGCCCATGGTGGTTGTGGGCGTCGTGGGCTACGTGGAAACCCCTCGGGGCCTTCGTACCTTTAAGACCATCTTCGCTGAGCACATCAGTGATGAGTGCAAAAGGCGCTTCTATAAGAACTG GCATAAGTCCAAGAAGAAGGCCTTCACCAAGTACTGCAAGAAGTGGCAGGATGACGATGGCAAGAAGCAGCTAGAGAAGGACTTCAGCAGCATGAAGAAGTACTGCCAGGTGATCCGCGTCATCGCCCACACTCAG ATGCGCCTGCTCCCTCTACGCCAGAAGAAGGCCCACCTCATGGAGATCCAGGTGAACGGAGGCACGGTGGCCGAGAAGCTGGACTGGGCCCGTGAGAGGCTGGAGCAGCAGGTGCCTGTGAATCAGGTGTTCGGGCAGGACGAGATGATCGATGTCATCGGCGTCACCAAGGGCAAAGGCTACAAAG GGGTCACCAGCCGCTGGCACACGAAGAAGCTACCCCGCAAAACCCACCGAGGGCTGCGCAAGGTGGCCTGTATTGGGGCCTGGCATCCTGCCCGAGTGGCCTTTTCTGTGGCTCGGGCTGGGCAGAAAGGCTACCATCACCGCACTGAGATCAACAAGAAG ATCTACAAGATCGGCCAGGGCTACCTCATCAAGGATGGCAAGCTGATCAAGAACAATGCTTCCACTGATTATGATTTGTCTGACAAGAGCATCAACCCTCTG GGTGGCTTTGTCCACTATGGTGAAGTGACCAATGACTTTGTCATGCTGAAAGGCTGTGTGGTGGGAACCAAGAAGCGAGTGCTCACTCTTCGCAAG TCCTTGCTGGTGCAGACCAAGCGGCGGGCCCTGGAGAAGATTGACCTTAAATTCATCGACACCACCTCCAAGTTTGGCCATGGCCGATTCCAGACCGTGGAGGAGAAGAAAGCATTCATG GGACCACTTAAGAAAGACCGAATTGCAAAGGAAGAAGGAGCTTAA
- the RPL3 gene encoding 60S ribosomal protein L3 isoform X1, with translation MSHRKFSAPRHGSLGFLPRKRSSRHRGKVKSFPKDDSSKPVHLTAFLGYKAGMTHIVREVDRPGSKVNKKEVVEAVTIVETPPMVVVGVVGYVETPRGLRTFKTIFAEHISDECKRRFYKNWHKSKKKAFTKYCKKWQDDDGKKQLEKDFSSMKKYCQVIRVIAHTQMRLLPLRQKKAHLMEIQVNGGTVAEKLDWARERLEQQVPVNQVFGQDEMIDVIGVTKGKGYKGVTSRWHTKKLPRKTHRGLRKVACIGAWHPARVAFSVARAGQKGYHHRTEINKKIYKIGQGYLIKDGKLIKNNASTDYDLSDKSINPLGGFVHYGEVTNDFVMLKGCVVGTKKRVLTLRKSLLVQTKRRALEKIDLKFIDTTSKFGHGRFQTVEEKKAFMGPLKKDRIAKEEGA, from the exons ATG TCTCACAGGAAGTTCTCCGCTCCCAGGCACGGGTCCCTGGGCTTCTTGCCTCGGAAACGCAGCAGCCGACACCGGGGGAAGGTGAAGAGCTTCCCCAAGGATGACTCTTCAAAGCCCGTCCACCTCACCGCCTTCTTGGGCTACAAGGCCGGCATGACTCACATCGTGCGGGAGGTCGACAGGCCAGGATCCA AGGTGAACAAGAAGGAGGTCGTGGAGGCTGTGACCATTGTGGAGACCCCGCCCATGGTGGTTGTGGGCGTCGTGGGCTACGTGGAAACCCCTCGGGGCCTTCGTACCTTTAAGACCATCTTCGCTGAGCACATCAGTGATGAGTGCAAAAGGCGCTTCTATAAGAACTG GCATAAGTCCAAGAAGAAGGCCTTCACCAAGTACTGCAAGAAGTGGCAGGATGACGATGGCAAGAAGCAGCTAGAGAAGGACTTCAGCAGCATGAAGAAGTACTGCCAGGTGATCCGCGTCATCGCCCACACTCAG ATGCGCCTGCTCCCTCTACGCCAGAAGAAGGCCCACCTCATGGAGATCCAGGTGAACGGAGGCACGGTGGCCGAGAAGCTGGACTGGGCCCGTGAGAGGCTGGAGCAGCAGGTGCCTGTGAATCAGGTGTTCGGGCAGGACGAGATGATCGATGTCATCGGCGTCACCAAGGGCAAAGGCTACAAAG GGGTCACCAGCCGCTGGCACACGAAGAAGCTACCCCGCAAAACCCACCGAGGGCTGCGCAAGGTGGCCTGTATTGGGGCCTGGCATCCTGCCCGAGTGGCCTTTTCTGTGGCTCGGGCTGGGCAGAAAGGCTACCATCACCGCACTGAGATCAACAAGAAG ATCTACAAGATCGGCCAGGGCTACCTCATCAAGGATGGCAAGCTGATCAAGAACAATGCTTCCACTGATTATGATTTGTCTGACAAGAGCATCAACCCTCTG GGTGGCTTTGTCCACTATGGTGAAGTGACCAATGACTTTGTCATGCTGAAAGGCTGTGTGGTGGGAACCAAGAAGCGAGTGCTCACTCTTCGCAAG TCCTTGCTGGTGCAGACCAAGCGGCGGGCCCTGGAGAAGATTGACCTTAAATTCATCGACACCACCTCCAAGTTTGGCCATGGCCGATTCCAGACCGTGGAGGAGAAGAAAGCATTCATG GGACCACTTAAGAAAGACCGAATTGCAAAGGAAGAAGGAGCTTAA